The Blautia hydrogenotrophica DSM 10507 genome window below encodes:
- the thiW gene encoding energy coupling factor transporter S component ThiW, which translates to MKTKNTTRKLMLSAMFACLAYVLNTFVYFPAMAPFQHFVDVLAAVFVGPWYGCASAFLCGALRMMSGRTIQAITGAIFGPIIGGLLYRKTKKIYLAYVGEIIGTGICGALASYPLMKWFYGLDLQNWYYYIPFYTPAAVVGGAMGVAVLLLLRRSGVFRRMLSELNGGNDHV; encoded by the coding sequence ATGAAAACAAAAAATACTACAAGAAAGTTAATGTTGTCTGCCATGTTTGCATGTCTAGCCTACGTGTTAAACACCTTTGTCTACTTTCCAGCAATGGCACCTTTCCAGCATTTCGTGGATGTGTTGGCGGCCGTGTTTGTAGGCCCTTGGTATGGCTGCGCCAGCGCGTTTTTATGCGGAGCTTTACGTATGATGTCTGGACGTACCATTCAGGCAATCACCGGAGCAATCTTTGGCCCCATCATCGGCGGTCTACTCTATCGGAAAACCAAAAAGATTTACCTCGCCTATGTGGGAGAAATCATCGGCACTGGTATCTGCGGCGCACTGGCGTCCTACCCACTGATGAAATGGTTCTATGGCCTAGATCTTCAAAATTGGTACTACTACATCCCTTTTTATACCCCCGCCGCTGTGGTCGGCGGAGCGATGGGCGTCGCCGTCCTGCTTCTTTTAAGACGCAGCGGTGTCTTTCGCAGAATGCTCAGTGAATTGAATGGAGGCAACGATCATGTATGA